The proteins below are encoded in one region of Sulfolobus islandicus Y.N.15.51:
- the rnz gene encoding ribonuclease Z, which produces MIQIFFLGTGAGSPSKKRKLPAFLVRREGLNILLDCGEGTQYTLMNNKLGINSIKIIGITHMHGDHVFGLLGVIASMGLLDRKETLYILGPRDLKDFLYTSFEYSKFNPSFKIEFIDNYNDQNITIATFKTCHTVESQGYLISERDRVKIDEEKLEKEKIKDWRVMRKLKEGKTVEYNGKFLKPEDYLVIKRGLKVAYTGDTIPCQSVIESVKGVDLLIHDSTFLNEPSAFTYGHSNVADAAKVALEASVKLLALTHISPRYEDVTEHLKVARRIFPKSILPDDLSYITLK; this is translated from the coding sequence GTGATTCAAATATTCTTTTTAGGGACAGGTGCAGGTTCCCCTTCTAAAAAGAGGAAATTACCAGCATTCTTGGTAAGAAGAGAAGGCTTAAACATTTTATTGGATTGTGGAGAAGGAACACAATATACATTGATGAATAATAAATTAGGAATAAATTCAATAAAAATTATAGGAATAACCCACATGCATGGAGATCATGTATTTGGATTACTAGGAGTAATTGCAAGCATGGGTCTCCTAGATAGAAAGGAGACACTATATATTCTCGGCCCGAGAGACCTTAAGGATTTCCTCTACACGTCCTTTGAATACTCTAAATTTAATCCTTCATTCAAAATTGAATTTATAGATAATTACAATGATCAGAATATTACAATAGCTACATTTAAAACATGCCATACCGTAGAGTCTCAAGGGTATTTAATTTCAGAAAGGGATAGAGTGAAAATAGACGAAGAAAAACTAGAAAAGGAAAAAATAAAGGACTGGAGGGTAATGAGAAAACTAAAAGAAGGAAAAACAGTGGAATATAATGGAAAGTTCTTAAAGCCAGAGGATTATTTAGTGATAAAGAGGGGATTAAAAGTAGCCTATACTGGTGATACTATACCTTGCCAATCAGTAATAGAGTCCGTTAAAGGTGTTGATCTCTTAATTCACGATTCAACATTCTTAAATGAGCCTTCAGCTTTCACGTATGGTCATTCAAATGTTGCAGATGCCGCTAAAGTCGCTTTAGAAGCCTCGGTGAAGCTATTGGCCTTAACTCACATAAGTCCCAGATATGAGGATGTAACTGAACACTTAAAAGTGGCTAGGAGAATTTTCCCTAAATCAATTTTACCAGATGACTTATCTTACATAACTCTTAAGTAG